A genomic segment from Lemur catta isolate mLemCat1 chromosome 9, mLemCat1.pri, whole genome shotgun sequence encodes:
- the TLNRD1 gene encoding LOW QUALITY PROTEIN: talin rod domain-containing protein 1 (The sequence of the model RefSeq protein was modified relative to this genomic sequence to represent the inferred CDS: deleted 1 base in 1 codon), translating into MASGSAGKPTGEAASPAPASAVGGAGSQPRKRLVSVCDHCKAKMQLVADLLLLSSEARPVLFEGAAAAGAGAESFEQCRDTIIARTKGLSILTHDVQSQLNMGRFGEAGDSLAELGDLVVSLTECSAHAAYLAAVATPGAQPAQPGLVDRYRVTRCRHEVEQGCAVLRATPLADLTPQLLLEVSQGLSRNLKFLTDACALASDRSRDRFSREQFKLGVKCMSTSASALLACVREVKAAPSELARSRCALFSGPLVQAVGALVGFATEPQFLGRAAAVSAEGKAAQTAILGGAMSVVSACVLLTQCLRDLAQHPDGGARTSDHRERLRSSACAVSEGCTLLSQALRERSSPRTLPPVNSNSVN; encoded by the exons ATGGCTAGCGGCAGCGCGGGGAAGCCCACTGGCGAGGCGGCTTCTCCGGCTCCCGCAAGCGCCGTCGGCGGGGCCGGCTCGCAGCCGCGGAAGAGGCTGGTGTCCGTGTGCGACCACTGCAAGGCCAAGATGCAGCTGGTGGCCGACCTGCTGCTGCTGTCGAGCGAGGCGCGGCCCGTGCTCTTCGagggcgccgccgccgccggcgcgGGCGCCGAGTCCTTCGAGCAGTGCCGGGACACCATCATCGCGCGCACCAAGGGGCTCTCCATCCTCACCCACGACGTGCAGAGCCAGCTCAACATGGGCCGCTTCGGGGAGGCGGGGGACAGCCTGGCGGAACTGGGCGACCTGGTGGTGTCGCTGACCGAGTGCTCGGCCCACGCGGCCTACCTGGCGGCCGTGGCCACGCCGGGGGCGCAGCCCGCGCAGCCGGGCCTCGTGGACCGCTAC CGCGTGACACGCTGCCGGCACGAGGTGGAACAGGGCTGCGCCGTGCTGCGCGCCACGCCGCTGGCCGACCTGACGCCACAGCTGCTGCTGGAGGTGTCGCAGGGCCTGTCGCGCAACCTCAAGTTCCTGACGGACGCGTGCGCCCTGGCCAGCGACCGGTCGCGCGACCGCTTCTCGCGCGAGCAGTTCAAGCTGGGCGTCAAGTGCATGAGCACGAGCGCGTCGGCGCTGCTGGCCTGCGTGCGCGAGGTGAAGGCGGCGCCCAGCGAGCTGGCCCGCAGCCGCTGCGCGCTCTTCAGCGGGCCGCTGGTGCAGGCGGTGGGCGCGCTGGTCGGCTTCGCCACCGAGCCGCAGTTCCTGGGCCGCGCGGCGGCCGTGAGCGCCGAGGGCAAGGCGGCGCAGACGGCCATCCTGGGCGGCGCCATGAGCGTGGTGTCGGCCTGCGTGCTCCTGACCCAGTGCCTCAGGGACCTGGCGCAGCACCCCGACGGGGGCGCCAGGACGTCGGACCACAGGGAGCGGCTGCGGAGCTCGGCCTGCGCCGTGTCCGAGGGCTGCACCCTGTTATCTCAGGCTTTACGGGAGAGGTCTTCGCCCCGGACTTTACCGCCAGTGAATTCCAATTCTGTGAATTAG